In one window of Bacteriovorax sp. BAL6_X DNA:
- a CDS encoding ABC transporter substrate-binding protein, translating into MNSFIKFLIAFSFSISIFAIKDILVGAYHFPPFYIKKHGAQSGVLFEIIEELNKVQNKYRFKIIETSARRRYRDFTSNQFDMILFESPKWGWRERHIDYVMTPPFSFGGEKVIALKEGRNQTYLKQLEKKTILLFDGYHYGFLDYKINKKFDAKIIYTNSHEGNILSLLKGRGDIAIVTESYLNIFFEKNSEVREKLIISEHYDQKYDHRVLLTKSSRISKDMVMSLLRQIKDRSCCRKLFKF; encoded by the coding sequence GTGAACTCCTTCATTAAGTTTCTAATTGCTTTCTCCTTTTCAATTTCTATTTTTGCGATAAAAGATATTCTCGTCGGAGCCTATCATTTCCCACCTTTTTACATAAAAAAACATGGGGCACAAAGTGGAGTTTTATTTGAAATAATTGAAGAACTTAATAAAGTTCAAAATAAGTACCGTTTTAAAATTATCGAAACATCTGCCAGGCGTCGCTATCGAGACTTTACATCAAATCAGTTTGATATGATTCTCTTTGAAAGCCCTAAGTGGGGCTGGAGAGAGCGTCATATTGATTATGTGATGACTCCTCCTTTCTCATTTGGTGGTGAAAAAGTTATTGCGTTGAAAGAAGGTCGAAATCAGACTTACCTAAAGCAGCTAGAGAAGAAAACGATTTTGTTATTTGATGGTTACCATTATGGTTTTCTCGATTATAAAATAAATAAAAAATTTGATGCTAAGATAATTTATACTAACTCTCATGAGGGTAATATTCTCAGCCTACTTAAAGGTAGAGGTGATATTGCCATTGTTACGGAATCATATTTAAATATTTTCTTTGAAAAAAATAGTGAAGTTAGGGAAAAACTCATTATCTCTGAGCATTATGATCAAAAATATGATCACCGTGTCCTTCTAACAAAATCTTCAAGAATCTCTAAAGATATGGTGATGAGCCTTTTAAGACAAATAAAAGATAGGTCTTGTTGTCGTAAATTATTTAAATTTTAA
- a CDS encoding D-alanyl-D-alanine carboxypeptidase: MKYLVLFIFSLAAIATNSVDKLKKEFLDKGDELSYFLEWDSGKSRSFDTKNTFIPASIFKIFSAFYILDKLGTDYRFKTTIATRGHITNGVLKGDLILSTSGDPYLLTAQVFDLIDAVKAAGIKKIQGRLVIINNFVNLSRIGNVGLDDQPYNQSISGLNINFNRFKSIGRDNKEFFPIHDGLSVTKATEKLGPGEGFRHLNNSKKEEWIYSKTDNYFLEVPLRNSLLFNAHYFHNHLKTAGIETNGIAFEDKFTKSKILNSIYSVTSLDMVKLSLEYSNNLFIETLVLKATKKDNLKDAAQKMVKDLKLPVKGDITNSSGLSVDIEMRAQDVVNFISKNAYKKFGNHYFINLLSITGHSGSLHRKYLTKSGFEKYRYKTGSLDYVYNICGRSFEADPVTFCIMINSPKKRKLLMGENSLKNEQLRKDAKAWRRSKERFSELLMYELN; the protein is encoded by the coding sequence ATGAAGTACTTGGTTCTATTTATATTTTCTCTAGCTGCTATTGCTACAAACTCAGTTGATAAATTAAAGAAAGAATTTTTAGATAAAGGTGACGAATTAAGCTATTTTTTAGAATGGGATAGCGGCAAGTCAAGATCATTTGATACAAAGAATACATTCATTCCCGCATCTATTTTCAAAATTTTCTCAGCCTTCTATATCCTCGATAAACTAGGAACAGACTACCGTTTTAAAACGACAATCGCTACTCGTGGCCACATCACAAATGGAGTACTCAAAGGCGATCTTATCCTAAGTACTTCAGGTGATCCCTACTTGCTTACGGCCCAAGTTTTTGATCTTATTGACGCCGTGAAAGCGGCGGGTATAAAAAAGATTCAAGGAAGACTCGTTATCATCAATAACTTTGTCAATTTAAGTCGCATCGGAAATGTTGGCCTTGACGATCAGCCTTATAACCAAAGTATTTCAGGCCTAAATATTAACTTTAATCGCTTCAAGTCTATTGGCCGTGACAATAAAGAGTTTTTTCCAATTCACGATGGCCTCAGTGTAACCAAAGCGACTGAGAAACTAGGTCCAGGAGAAGGTTTTCGTCATCTTAACAATAGTAAAAAAGAAGAATGGATCTATTCAAAAACAGATAATTACTTTCTAGAAGTTCCTTTGAGAAATTCGCTTCTATTTAATGCCCATTACTTCCACAATCACCTTAAGACGGCGGGAATAGAAACAAACGGTATTGCTTTTGAAGATAAATTTACTAAGTCAAAAATATTAAATTCAATCTACTCTGTTACATCTTTGGATATGGTGAAGCTCTCTCTTGAGTACTCAAATAATCTCTTTATCGAAACCTTAGTTTTAAAAGCCACTAAGAAAGATAACCTGAAAGATGCTGCCCAAAAAATGGTTAAGGATTTAAAACTACCAGTTAAGGGAGATATTACTAATAGCTCTGGTCTAAGTGTTGACATTGAAATGCGAGCACAGGACGTCGTAAATTTTATTAGCAAAAATGCATATAAGAAATTTGGTAATCACTACTTTATAAACCTACTTTCAATTACTGGTCATAGTGGCTCTCTTCACAGGAAGTACTTAACAAAATCAGGTTTTGAAAAGTATCGTTATAAAACAGGAAGCCTTGACTATGTCTACAATATTTGTGGAAGAAGCTTTGAAGCAGACCCCGTAACATTTTGTATTATGATCAATAGTCCAAAAAAACGTAAATTACTTATGGGGGAAAACTCCCTAAAGAATGAACAACTTCGTAAAGATGCTAAAGCATGGAGACGCTCGAAAGAGCGCTTTAGTGAGTTGCTAATGTATGAATTAAATTAA
- the yidD gene encoding membrane protein insertion efficiency factor YidD, protein MRYVFVKLIRFYQLAISPFLGSNCRYTPTCSQYGIEAFSKLPLHIAFWKTTKRILSCHPWAKGGYDPVTPDYSHKDGHK, encoded by the coding sequence ATGAGATACGTTTTCGTCAAATTAATCCGCTTTTACCAACTGGCAATCTCCCCATTTCTCGGGTCTAATTGTCGCTATACGCCAACATGCTCTCAATATGGCATAGAGGCCTTCAGTAAATTGCCTTTGCATATCGCTTTTTGGAAAACGACTAAACGCATTCTTAGTTGTCACCCATGGGCCAAGGGTGGATATGATCCCGTAACTCCAGACTACAGTCATAAGGATGGACATAAATGA
- the nth gene encoding endonuclease III, with protein sequence MLKQERANYIVEALEKLYPETPTPLDHTNEFTLLIAVLLSAQCTDERVNQVTPALFTKADNARDMMKLTQEEIKEIIKPCGLSPRKSKAIYDLSRILVNEHEGEVPASFEELEKLPGVGHKTASVVMAQAFDVPAFPVDTHIHRLAQRWGLTKGKNVDQTEADCKKLFPRDLWNKLHLQIIFYGREYCKARSCFGLECPICRHVYPNRKSKVETKK encoded by the coding sequence ATGTTAAAACAAGAAAGAGCAAACTATATTGTTGAGGCGCTTGAGAAGCTTTATCCAGAAACTCCAACGCCCCTAGATCATACGAATGAGTTCACACTGCTAATTGCTGTTCTATTGTCAGCACAGTGTACTGATGAACGAGTTAACCAAGTAACACCGGCCCTTTTTACAAAGGCCGACAATGCACGTGATATGATGAAATTAACACAAGAAGAGATCAAGGAAATCATTAAGCCTTGTGGACTTTCTCCTCGAAAATCGAAGGCGATTTATGATCTTTCTCGCATACTTGTTAATGAACATGAGGGAGAGGTTCCTGCAAGCTTTGAGGAGCTTGAGAAGCTTCCTGGGGTTGGGCATAAAACTGCTTCTGTTGTTATGGCACAGGCCTTTGATGTTCCAGCGTTTCCAGTTGATACTCATATTCATAGACTTGCTCAGCGTTGGGGCCTAACTAAGGGCAAGAACGTTGATCAGACAGAGGCTGACTGTAAAAAGCTATTTCCAAGAGACCTTTGGAACAAACTTCATTTGCAAATCATCTTCTATGGACGCGAGTATTGTAAGGCAAGATCATGTTTTGGACTTGAATGTCCAATTTGCCGCCATGTTTATCCAAACCGTAAATCAAAAGTTGAGACTAAAAAATGA
- a CDS encoding alpha/beta hydrolase, whose product MRVTRINDFDILLQEGSTKKSIIVLHGYGASFQDLAPLYQYLDPKDEFNWYFVDGPMKVDIGMGMKGSAWFPIDMVGLQQASMEGRIEDFFSQSVPDGIEDMRERLIHLIKEIKKNSHEVYLGGFSQGSMMSLAIAYKEPELIERLFLLSSTLFDEGHVAENTKHIRHIPIFQSHGSVDPVLPFFLSEKLKTYLEKVDEYEFHPFQGGHEIPMPVIQKLKTFLEK is encoded by the coding sequence ATGAGAGTTACACGAATTAATGACTTCGATATTTTATTACAAGAGGGGAGCACTAAAAAATCTATTATTGTTCTCCATGGCTATGGGGCAAGCTTTCAAGACTTAGCACCTCTTTATCAGTATCTTGATCCTAAGGATGAATTCAATTGGTACTTTGTTGATGGACCAATGAAAGTCGATATTGGTATGGGGATGAAGGGAAGCGCATGGTTTCCAATTGATATGGTAGGACTTCAGCAGGCATCAATGGAGGGTCGTATCGAGGATTTCTTCTCTCAAAGTGTTCCAGATGGGATTGAAGATATGCGTGAGCGACTTATTCATCTTATTAAGGAAATTAAGAAAAATAGTCATGAAGTGTACTTAGGGGGATTCTCTCAAGGATCAATGATGAGTCTTGCGATTGCTTATAAAGAACCAGAGTTGATTGAGCGTTTATTTCTTTTATCATCAACTCTATTTGATGAAGGGCATGTCGCGGAGAATACGAAACACATCAGGCATATTCCAATTTTTCAATCCCATGGAAGTGTAGACCCTGTTCTGCCATTTTTCTTGAGCGAGAAACTTAAGACTTATCTTGAGAAGGTTGATGAATATGAGTTTCATCCATTTCAAGGTGGGCATGAGATTCCAATGCCTGTGATTCAAAAGTTAAAAACATTCTTGGAGAAATAG
- a CDS encoding DUF2797 domain-containing protein: MLSGNIRKMKTSLEDGLAHYHLPLGDELLYMNDLLGKKIKLSFDGQINSVYSGELIKKSYSQGYSYKEMITLAQCDTCIVKPELCHYHKGTCREPKWGEEHCMIPHYVYLAVSSHVKVGITRHTQIPTRWIDQGASYALPILEVPDRKTSGEIEVEIAKAFSDKTNWRKMLMNEVADEDLEMLRDQIYDDFADIIDSFGLDDIEEDITHIDYPVIEYPTKVKSIGFDKNPVIEGTLMGIKGQYLILDTGCVNMRKHGGYFLNVELDV, from the coding sequence ATGTTAAGCGGAAATATACGCAAGATGAAAACATCTCTTGAAGATGGTTTAGCTCATTATCACCTACCTTTAGGGGATGAGCTACTTTATATGAATGATCTTTTAGGAAAGAAAATCAAGCTAAGCTTTGATGGTCAGATTAACTCCGTTTATTCTGGAGAGTTAATTAAGAAGTCTTACTCTCAAGGCTACTCTTATAAGGAAATGATCACTCTTGCACAATGTGATACTTGTATTGTTAAGCCAGAGCTTTGCCACTATCACAAAGGAACTTGCCGTGAACCGAAGTGGGGAGAAGAGCATTGTATGATTCCACACTATGTGTACCTTGCGGTTTCTAGTCATGTAAAAGTGGGAATTACAAGACACACACAGATTCCTACTCGTTGGATCGATCAGGGCGCATCATATGCTCTACCAATTTTAGAAGTTCCAGATCGAAAGACTTCGGGGGAAATCGAAGTGGAGATTGCTAAGGCATTCTCAGATAAGACTAATTGGCGAAAGATGCTAATGAATGAAGTTGCAGATGAAGATCTCGAAATGCTACGAGATCAAATCTATGATGACTTTGCAGATATTATAGATAGCTTTGGCCTTGATGATATAGAAGAAGATATTACTCATATTGATTACCCTGTGATCGAATACCCAACTAAAGTTAAATCTATAGGCTTTGATAAGAATCCTGTCATTGAGGGGACTTTAATGGGAATTAAAGGTCAGTATTTAATTTTAGATACTGGATGTGTAAATATGAGAAAGCACGGTGGTTACTTTTTAAATGTCGAGCTCGACGTCTAA
- a CDS encoding alpha/beta fold hydrolase: protein MEPIKRAIPMRDGVKLYTEVVEHGAKYWLIATHGIGEHLGRHKYLQEIFGFDVNIFQYDLRGHGRSGGEKAYIDPFEQYMLDLEDCLKYLRENYKMEDYILYGHSMGALITCGFTQNNLKEDFYPRAIIVNAPPVGVGGPFAVAVNKVKGNIFNKLASIKMSIPLGGLVDLNTLSHRNKVIEEFKNDPFNLQKLHTKLLLEMVACSKRVFSKPINSKVEKHISYGTADKLISVPELEKYLAEIDTSFAVTKIEGARHEQYQEIEKYRTPYFNYLRDLVKKIIF from the coding sequence ATGGAGCCAATTAAGAGAGCGATTCCTATGCGTGATGGTGTAAAGCTATACACTGAAGTGGTTGAGCACGGGGCAAAGTACTGGCTAATAGCGACTCATGGGATAGGGGAGCATTTAGGGCGACATAAATACCTGCAAGAAATTTTTGGCTTTGATGTTAATATCTTCCAATATGATCTACGTGGCCATGGACGAAGTGGTGGTGAGAAAGCTTATATCGACCCATTTGAGCAGTATATGCTAGACCTTGAGGACTGTCTTAAGTATTTAAGAGAGAATTATAAAATGGAAGACTATATTCTCTATGGCCACTCGATGGGGGCCCTTATTACATGTGGCTTTACACAAAATAATTTAAAAGAAGATTTTTACCCAAGAGCAATTATAGTCAATGCTCCACCTGTTGGTGTTGGTGGCCCATTTGCTGTTGCCGTTAATAAGGTTAAGGGGAATATTTTTAATAAATTAGCTTCTATAAAAATGTCGATACCGCTAGGTGGCCTTGTGGATTTAAATACTCTTTCTCATCGAAATAAGGTGATAGAGGAATTTAAAAATGATCCTTTTAATCTCCAAAAGCTGCACACAAAACTCCTATTAGAAATGGTTGCTTGCAGTAAGAGAGTTTTTTCAAAGCCAATTAATAGTAAAGTTGAAAAGCATATTTCTTATGGAACAGCAGACAAATTAATTAGTGTTCCCGAGCTTGAAAAGTATTTAGCAGAAATTGATACAAGTTTTGCAGTGACTAAAATTGAAGGTGCACGACACGAACAATACCAAGAAATTGAAAAGTATCGAACTCCATACTTTAACTACCTTAGGGATCTCGTTAAAAAAATAATATTTTAG
- a CDS encoding type 1 glutamine amidotransferase, with amino-acid sequence MKRPIAIIDCAIAKPSYNCMNQMIQNFNIPTTYHWVSQFGCSSLDKIEDASGYIIFGSDSNVYQRLDWQVDLAKRMKEKLEKNIPIMGICFGHQLIADIFGSKVDMVKPDNQLFEGIRKSKVLTDKFGFKKDEEFSLFITHHYEVKELPRGFIHLATSDDCFLDGIAHETLPFFSFQGHPEASQDFVEGHIEMNLTEQELKDAYEGGHKVIKNFIDYVNDH; translated from the coding sequence ATGAAGAGGCCAATAGCAATAATCGACTGCGCAATTGCAAAACCATCATATAACTGCATGAATCAAATGATTCAAAACTTCAATATACCTACGACATATCACTGGGTATCACAATTTGGATGTAGTTCACTCGATAAGATTGAAGATGCCAGTGGCTATATCATCTTCGGTTCAGACTCAAATGTTTATCAAAGACTTGATTGGCAAGTTGATCTAGCAAAACGCATGAAAGAAAAACTAGAAAAGAATATTCCAATTATGGGAATCTGTTTTGGACATCAGCTTATAGCGGATATTTTTGGTTCAAAGGTCGACATGGTAAAACCAGATAACCAACTATTTGAAGGAATAAGAAAATCGAAAGTGCTTACTGACAAATTTGGTTTCAAAAAAGACGAAGAGTTCAGTCTCTTCATCACTCACCACTATGAAGTCAAGGAGCTACCAAGAGGCTTTATTCATCTTGCAACATCTGATGACTGTTTTCTTGATGGAATTGCTCATGAAACACTTCCCTTCTTTAGCTTCCAAGGTCACCCTGAAGCATCTCAGGACTTTGTTGAAGGCCATATCGAAATGAACTTAACAGAGCAAGAACTAAAGGACGCTTATGAAGGTGGACATAAAGTTATAAAGAACTTTATCGACTATGTTAACGATCACTAA
- a CDS encoding M48 family metallopeptidase — protein MVNLTMASKIFISVLCIKGLVEAYLDKRNIKHIGKNFNKVPEEFADKITLEDHQKAARYTMEKLNKGQLFNFIGYIILVIWTLGGGLDALNKSILALELSPLFTGTIFILAFSFINSILGLPESLYTTFVIEEKYGFNKTTFKTFITDMIKGSLLGLIIGTPLIYGILWIMESLGQYWWAYAWAFLSTFQLLLMWIYPTFIAPIFNKFTELEEGEVKDRILDLLKRVDFESKGLFVMDASRRSGHGNAYFTGFGKNKRIVFFDTLINTLSASEVEAVLAHELGHFKRKHILKMMIKAFVFSFIGLFILGQLMQTSWFFEMHGVHTTQTYIALTLFLLVSGIYTFFITPISSWASRKYEFEADEFASVHSDPQELINALVKMYKDNASTLTPDPIYSSFYHSHPPALTRVKFLETFIKK, from the coding sequence ATGGTCAATCTTACGATGGCATCAAAAATATTTATTTCAGTCTTATGTATAAAAGGGTTAGTTGAAGCCTATCTAGACAAGAGAAATATCAAGCATATAGGCAAGAATTTTAATAAAGTTCCAGAAGAGTTTGCAGATAAAATCACTCTTGAAGACCACCAGAAAGCTGCTCGCTATACAATGGAGAAACTTAATAAGGGCCAACTCTTCAATTTTATTGGCTATATCATTCTTGTGATTTGGACACTTGGCGGAGGATTAGATGCTTTAAATAAGTCCATCCTAGCTCTAGAGCTATCACCACTTTTTACAGGAACAATCTTCATTCTGGCCTTTAGTTTTATTAACTCAATCCTAGGTCTTCCTGAATCTCTTTATACGACTTTCGTTATCGAAGAAAAGTACGGCTTTAATAAAACAACTTTTAAAACTTTCATTACTGATATGATCAAAGGCTCGCTTTTAGGGCTTATAATTGGAACCCCACTTATTTACGGAATCCTTTGGATCATGGAATCTCTAGGACAATACTGGTGGGCCTATGCTTGGGCATTCCTAAGTACATTCCAACTACTACTTATGTGGATCTACCCTACTTTCATTGCTCCAATTTTCAATAAGTTTACAGAGCTTGAAGAAGGAGAAGTTAAGGATCGCATTCTCGACCTATTAAAGCGTGTTGATTTTGAAAGCAAAGGCCTATTTGTGATGGATGCTTCACGTAGAAGTGGCCATGGAAATGCTTACTTCACAGGCTTTGGAAAGAATAAGCGCATTGTCTTCTTTGACACTCTAATTAACACATTAAGTGCTTCGGAAGTTGAGGCGGTACTTGCTCACGAGCTAGGCCACTTTAAGCGCAAGCATATCCTTAAGATGATGATCAAGGCCTTTGTTTTTAGCTTTATTGGCCTATTTATTTTAGGACAGCTAATGCAAACATCATGGTTCTTTGAAATGCATGGAGTCCATACGACACAGACATATATAGCACTAACGCTCTTTCTTCTAGTTAGCGGAATTTATACTTTCTTTATTACACCTATTTCGTCATGGGCATCACGAAAGTACGAATTTGAGGCGGATGAGTTTGCTTCGGTTCACTCAGACCCACAAGAGCTAATCAATGCACTAGTAAAGATGTACAAGGATAATGCGAGCACTCTAACTCCAGATCCAATTTATAGCTCTTTCTACCACTCTCACCCTCCAGCATTAACGAGAGTGAAGTTCCTAGAAACATTTATTAAGAAATAA
- a CDS encoding MBL fold metallo-hydrolase — MNVHQIYTDSPLRNYNYIVEMGNAEVAVVDPIYPQLINEWLVANERQLAVVLLSHGHYDHVAGVDALVSEHGAQVWGHKDSFKNVDRVLVDGEKISTSLGEFEVIETPGHTMDHLCFLFFESGKQVEIITMDTIFNAGIGNCKNGGNLEVFVDTILALNERVEDQVVLWPGHDYIINNLNFTLANDPDNEAASKLLERVQSEGSIGFQTNFETEREVNLFLMTKNKERIKDLRHKRDNW; from the coding sequence ATGAATGTTCATCAAATTTATACCGATTCACCTTTACGCAACTATAACTATATTGTCGAAATGGGCAATGCAGAAGTTGCTGTGGTTGATCCTATCTATCCTCAATTAATCAATGAGTGGCTAGTCGCTAATGAACGCCAACTTGCCGTGGTCTTGCTCTCGCATGGACACTATGATCATGTGGCGGGAGTTGATGCGTTAGTAAGTGAGCATGGTGCTCAAGTTTGGGGACATAAGGACAGCTTTAAAAATGTTGATCGTGTGCTTGTTGACGGAGAAAAGATTTCTACTTCTTTGGGAGAATTCGAAGTCATTGAAACTCCAGGTCATACGATGGATCACTTGTGCTTTTTATTCTTTGAATCAGGTAAGCAGGTTGAAATTATCACGATGGATACGATCTTTAATGCTGGAATCGGAAACTGTAAGAACGGTGGAAATCTTGAAGTATTCGTTGACACGATTCTTGCATTAAATGAAAGAGTCGAGGATCAAGTTGTTCTTTGGCCGGGACACGACTATATAATTAATAATTTAAATTTCACATTGGCCAATGATCCAGATAATGAAGCCGCTAGTAAATTACTTGAACGAGTACAATCAGAAGGTAGTATTGGATTTCAAACCAATTTTGAAACAGAGAGGGAAGTTAATCTCTTTTTGATGACGAAGAATAAAGAAAGAATTAAAGACTTAAGACATAAACGAGATAACTGGTAA
- the bcp gene encoding thioredoxin-dependent thiol peroxidase, with translation MSFPKVGNMAPAFTMLNQDEQKVSLKDFKGEKNVVLYFYPKAMTPGCTTQACGIRDYKKEFAKADTVVLGVSPDEPARLVKFIDKQKLNFDLLSDPEHKIMDKYGVWGLKKFMGKEYMGVIRTTFIIGKDGRLKYVMDKVKTKSHHDDVLNWIKENL, from the coding sequence ATGAGTTTTCCAAAAGTAGGAAATATGGCGCCAGCATTTACAATGCTTAATCAAGACGAGCAAAAAGTAAGCCTAAAGGATTTCAAAGGTGAGAAGAACGTTGTTCTTTATTTCTATCCTAAGGCCATGACGCCAGGGTGTACAACTCAAGCTTGTGGTATTCGTGACTATAAGAAGGAGTTTGCTAAGGCCGATACAGTAGTTTTAGGGGTATCTCCTGATGAACCAGCACGACTTGTTAAATTCATCGATAAGCAAAAACTAAATTTTGATCTTCTTTCAGATCCTGAGCATAAAATTATGGATAAGTATGGGGTTTGGGGACTTAAGAAATTCATGGGTAAAGAATACATGGGTGTTATTAGAACGACTTTTATTATTGGCAAAGACGGTCGTCTGAAATATGTAATGGATAAGGTGAAAACTAAGTCACACCATGATGACGTACTGAATTGGATTAAAGAGAATTTATAG
- a CDS encoding endonuclease/exonuclease/phosphatase, producing MKALILFLLFSTTYAATLEVMSYNVENLFDTQKDEGKNDWAYLPKNTKGKKEACKKVSSKYRRDECFSADWTQEKLNLKLSQIKDVVLKERKKLPDLLVVSEIENENVIGQLAKVLGYKKFYTSNSPDYRGVDLAVLFNETKDFKYVSKKEHVLKSDYLKKRPSRNIFEVQFKLGKNDLYVFANHWPSLGNPDEARVTAATTLKARIDEIMKKNTKASVLAVGDFNTIPDLKKAGNKHPMRDVLLKDGSIVDVEKVFRSEKSNSKKISSMPPGTYYYARNSQWNHLDRVFVPRVMLGEKHPVRIDLKSYQIYAPDFIRQPQPQSVFDEDVEEMRNRGFKIETKKVQTAPNRYDHLATKKAKAGYSDHFPLVFELNY from the coding sequence ATGAAGGCCCTAATTTTATTTTTACTATTTTCAACGACTTATGCAGCAACTTTAGAAGTGATGTCTTATAACGTTGAAAACCTATTTGACACACAAAAGGATGAAGGAAAGAACGACTGGGCTTACCTTCCAAAGAACACTAAGGGAAAGAAAGAAGCTTGTAAGAAAGTTTCTTCAAAGTATCGTCGTGATGAGTGTTTCTCGGCGGACTGGACTCAAGAGAAGTTAAATTTAAAACTATCGCAAATTAAAGATGTGGTTTTAAAAGAAAGAAAGAAGCTTCCTGACTTATTAGTTGTTTCTGAAATTGAAAATGAGAATGTTATCGGACAACTTGCAAAAGTTCTGGGTTATAAGAAATTTTATACTTCAAATTCACCAGACTACCGTGGAGTTGATCTTGCGGTACTTTTTAATGAAACAAAAGACTTTAAATACGTCTCAAAGAAAGAGCATGTTCTTAAAAGTGATTACCTAAAAAAGAGACCTTCTCGAAATATCTTTGAAGTGCAATTCAAACTAGGGAAGAATGACCTTTATGTTTTTGCTAATCACTGGCCAAGTTTAGGAAACCCTGACGAAGCAAGAGTAACTGCCGCAACGACTCTAAAGGCAAGAATTGACGAAATCATGAAAAAGAATACGAAGGCATCTGTACTTGCTGTAGGTGACTTCAATACAATTCCAGATTTAAAGAAAGCTGGTAATAAGCACCCAATGAGAGATGTTCTCTTAAAAGATGGATCAATTGTTGATGTCGAAAAAGTATTTAGATCTGAAAAGTCTAATTCAAAGAAAATAAGTTCAATGCCTCCTGGGACTTACTACTATGCAAGAAATTCTCAATGGAACCACCTAGACCGCGTCTTCGTTCCAAGAGTTATGCTAGGTGAGAAACATCCAGTTAGAATTGATTTAAAGTCATATCAGATCTATGCTCCAGATTTTATTCGTCAACCACAACCACAAAGTGTTTTTGATGAAGATGTTGAAGAGATGAGAAATCGTGGATTTAAGATTGAAACGAAGAAGGTGCAAACAGCTCCAAATCGTTATGATCACTTAGCTACTAAGAAGGCCAAGGCGGGATACTCTGATCACTTCCCACTTGTTTTCGAATTAAATTACTAA
- a CDS encoding phosphatase PAP2 family protein: MKGSRFLSIIACLVFVINAQAQCLVEDFLRDGFCPGMGEDSVLRPRYEEDGIINRYGEYTFAPSYQTLPIGLTNNELALIGATAGTAILLFNNDEELMQFAQDNRTEVSEEIAFWGEKAGSYPIQLSAAGYALGVVIQNDEIKRVSKVALKATVLSGLITRAAKMTFSRVRPNKTEDKNDFTGFNWDNDNVSFPSGHTTTAFTFATVIAEHYKDQSTYIPILAYTAAAIGGWSRVHDRAHWASDVAIGALIGHLTGKLIYASEYNPSKNEKWDMSIHPVVAPDYVGFHFEFRGKKNNDTYAKDFMAKCKKFYKENTDELYPVRECTRLYFLSVLD, encoded by the coding sequence ATGAAAGGAAGTAGATTTCTAAGCATAATAGCATGCCTAGTATTCGTCATTAATGCACAGGCGCAATGTCTAGTCGAAGACTTCTTAAGAGATGGCTTCTGCCCTGGTATGGGTGAAGATAGTGTCCTGCGGCCTCGTTACGAAGAAGATGGTATTATTAACCGCTATGGGGAATATACTTTTGCTCCTTCTTATCAAACCCTTCCTATTGGCCTTACCAATAATGAGCTTGCACTAATTGGAGCAACAGCAGGTACCGCAATTCTTCTCTTTAATAACGATGAAGAACTTATGCAATTTGCCCAAGACAATCGTACAGAAGTTTCTGAAGAGATTGCTTTTTGGGGAGAGAAAGCCGGAAGTTACCCTATTCAACTTTCTGCTGCCGGTTACGCTCTAGGTGTTGTTATTCAAAATGACGAAATTAAAAGGGTTTCTAAAGTCGCTCTTAAGGCAACAGTTCTCTCAGGACTAATAACAAGAGCAGCAAAAATGACTTTTAGTCGTGTAAGACCAAATAAAACAGAAGATAAGAATGATTTTACGGGCTTCAATTGGGATAACGATAATGTTTCCTTCCCATCTGGGCACACAACTACGGCATTTACTTTTGCAACAGTCATTGCAGAACACTACAAAGATCAATCTACATACATTCCTATACTTGCTTACACTGCGGCGGCCATAGGTGGTTGGTCCCGTGTTCATGATCGTGCACACTGGGCAAGTGACGTAGCCATTGGAGCATTAATTGGTCACTTAACTGGAAAGCTTATTTATGCAAGTGAGTACAACCCAAGTAAAAATGAAAAATGGGATATGTCGATTCACCCTGTAGTTGCACCAGACTATGTAGGTTTTCATTTTGAATTTCGTGGAAAAAAGAACAACGATACTTACGCGAAAGACTTTATGGCAAAGTGTAAGAAATTTTATAAAGAAAATACGGACGAACTTTATCCTGTTAGAGAATGTACTAGATTATACTTTCTTAGTGTTCTTGATTAG